In Salvelinus alpinus chromosome 22, SLU_Salpinus.1, whole genome shotgun sequence, one genomic interval encodes:
- the brca2 gene encoding breast cancer type 2 susceptibility protein isoform X5, translated as MDIRRNMFDAFKDQIWEELGPLNPNWFEELTAEASSWDRGDTEKENPSTAISCGQDGSFKTPLGKCPLDGDMFSTPKIFRQRRPQSPETLTEDALFSPDQGTSATEKMDTSPCLFGKSIDSETPSKSYRTRLHGDSFGLLDTPKPSMQAHSAKRISESLGAQLDPDMSWTSSLNTPVMSPTIILTKSEEHRTMCPVRIATEEQVMFVRKLFPSAMESGSTMLSPEQNDRPLCQHNGPDSHLPGVIDISPGFQDTLPGDSGSHWKQTLPDAIEDGEIRSTVAGVLDGAEDVLSIFFSNRSLALQRVKTKERIKRKQSGATKEHVPTSTMEHDKVSSERAGEYQHTRETSEPLESRTDMKSGDLATSQWTPINVPDISGYDMDSFHHEGSSSTNHIIPQDGISETFRDFTGSQQPDGGFSKQTVQVESALSRRTLPYTSQPEGSQLTGSVVESALQHTFPRKTRTFVYCVKNPLLSVQEKYVTQMLPASPGTAPRGENQNIKQSETIPNEAEFNHLNKTALDGKKPLVQQKSATEENIVSQAPTKDPDLDMSQLCRVFAQDFSQVVDYSQPCSKRADAIKNGFSASACLLAMRLRNRKQLNKLEWGQKPEHLNSGISDEMHISGSQFSNSANTSRMKSTLCDSGFPPSTLSDVTQTESSHVHPSSEKSYGNQSSRGFETGNNWIISLPPEAIKKAKASLDDLTEENMTDVVTAASEVKAVLSCVTGSQLSTEVKFISPLNIAKRSKQTSVKLNGQVHVQTPRSVNVSVSSHPGSGFKMASNKKIHFFSANLEKDKDLFKEIEDEIPAVNIPEISLPEEGNMSCGLELVDGSHLPPLLYTHQRSVDSQGPLTASQRADVSELCSLLEAADSQFEFTQFKPAKLNFYVPDGSPPRQSEKELGPDFLTGIDFNDSFNSDVEKQSVKMATPDKNTTISHCKEICQVTTTKIKSSGASSNSTEKPKEHVIHRRVLYIPSYSSENIAEGSFGLLTKTTNKNHLLDMDTNTSGMECESKDLPKLGVGFKTAGGNAMIVSEKCLSKARALFADFEEKNCAPKCAVKNPEQVETSPVQYRGEVDTNVDSNVTHFHGPEKKVDLKEPRDEYIDKIKVDFTHSHKHGDGGFQTASGKGVTISAKALQKANAVFKDCDAMEGAGCASEKLSKTSVVSETGSNNFERNNCGFSTARGKRVDVSAKSLLKARTLLNDCDELENSKPGKILSLNAKIPSQNIPQKSDCDFKKLSSKAASISAKIPFTAETPFDGGTSHDVLGAKSKMLEPENSQTHAKDPLKNGCGFSTASGKRVSVSEGALLKAQALLSECHVDGEELSKPKKKITVDLHTIQNPTQKHSGFKTATVSEVTVSPKVHNQAKAVFNNCDSNMDSLISAEAKQGNIDVKSADGLMNNPGKSYCAFMTAGGKNVHVSEKGILKAKSILNENLDNCTDSNAIEEAWFSDGRFSLLTEDGTGVKKGAGNKSNSSDLNGDEKSCDFSTAGGRTVHMSDGALQKAKSILNECDVIENPQPENGHKVHLEKIPTKETHEISHGSTASGKGVFISEKALQEACDDTLASDTDPHKRSEANRPLKVPTPHINVQRVPVKAVRLEDREVIQTIVGMACQSSSVECQAESSLLHFESLGFSGCSVTQRRYFAQEAMDCTKALLEDEDLTDHCPGTPIQANPMSCKRGFEMRSGIVKRSAEDLGMTDQPPLKRRLLTKFDRTVDCSRRSELTPAKSSSDGIFKDRRVFKYNVALQPNVTRPYRANQRCVDTRLNKTEPQKTTSDPTAEDRKPVSSKTAVFVPPFRRNVKLEPQRSSGLQDKTRAPGVFVSPFRKDNRVTREGSFKPSEDNHSPFISEMPSKTTSVPLPEYNPITDTGSDNAKESIKEQDPQNIDKTDLGDDGGHCLPVTLGGEDATAEESIADAECLQLARDMQDMRIKKKKRQTIRPLPGSLYLAKTSGVARLTLREAVGGRHPVQHTHKQLYGYGVHRHVLDISSESAEAFRFVCRHFFRREAFVEGCIQLADGGWLIPRNDGTAGKHEFHRALCDSPGVDPKLISEAWVFNNYRWVVWKQACMERAFPAVMGSLCLTPEQVLLQLKYRYDLEVDNSKRSALRKIMERDDTAVKTMVLCVCGVVTKGHNSTRQSWSETKTKTPPGSAAGSKATSSPVGLIWLTDGWYAIKAQLDVPLTAMLHRGRLAIGGKVLVHGAELVGSQDACSPLEAPDSLMLKIGANGTRVARWYTRLGFYSNPSPFLLPLSSLYSNGGPVGCVDIVVLRSYPTQWMEKKSDGGFAFRAGRAEEREARRHGDAKHKAMEILFAKIQAQFEKEDVTKPFPPTEHDPTVCGKPRGRRRTLRGRDIETLLDGEELYDAVENDPVYLEGRLSEQQREALNSYRRCVGERRQAALQERFRQALESTQEGEGGSCHNRDVTPIWKLSVADSRAKPGSNAVYLLNIWRPSMDLQSLLKEGCRYKAYKLSTSEGKKRAGNTSIQLTATKKTQFQNLQASAGWLSERFQAREAVGFRVLLNRDLKPLCGEVDLVGYVISITDRQGHSPVVYLVDGWLDFVKVRCCSSLVQQGLEEVVKPLALVALSNLQLRAHPSSPTPIRSAIPGLYAGELVSFSTNPKEPHLQEAATQLRTLVQGQEHFFRTAEERLSNLVQGSAQCRLPLPWTPGWKADAKPDARTTMTPQQSVRSVGPFTPLNRVVPPPACSSGGDNKDPKSLKRKRCLEYLCRVPSPPPLCPLGTMTLPSPSVNKTFNTPRRTETHRILKTPLAPTPQHVHLPQEDEWVEDEELVMIDTQALHDGIGIDT; from the exons ATGGACATAAGGAGAAACATGTTTGATGCTTTCAAGGATCAAATATGGGAAG AGTTGGGACCTCTGAACCCAAACTGGTTTGAGGAACTCACTGCTGAAGCTTCCAGTTGGGATCGGGgtgatacagagaaagagaatcCCAGCACTGCAATATCTTGTGGACAAGATGGCAGTTTCAAAACACCATTGGGGAAATGTCCCCTTGATGGTGATATGTTCTCTACCCCGAAGATTTTCAGGCAGAGAAGACCACAGTCTCCTGAGACATTGACAGAAGATGCACTTTTTTCCCCTGATCAAG GAACCTCTGCAACAGAAAAAATGGACACAAGCCCATGTTTATTTGGAAAATCAATAGACAG CGAGACCCCCAGTAAATCCTATAGAACAAGGCTGCATGGAGACAGTTTTG GGCTGCTTGACACACCGAAACCCTCTATG CAGGCACACTCTGCCAAACGTATATCTGAAAGTCTTGGTGCACAGTTAGACCCTGATATGTCCTGGACCAGTTCTCTCAATACACCTGTCATGTCGCCCACCATCATTTTGA CTAAAAGTGAGGAGCATAGGACTATGTGCCCAGTAAGAATTGCTACCGAAGAGCAGGTTATG TTTGTGCGAAAGCTTTTCCCCTCGGCCATGGAGTCTGGAAGCACAATGCTGTCACCAGAACAGAATGATAGACCTCTCTGTCAACACAATG GACCGGATTCCCACTTGCCTGGTGTGATTGACATCTCCCCTGGCTTTCAAGACACGCTACCTGGTGACAGTGGCAGCCATTGGAAACAGACTTTACCAGACGCTATTGAGGACGGAGAAATCCGCAGCACTGTGGCCGGTGTCCTAGATGGAGCTGAGGATGTCCTCTCCATATTCTTCAGCAACAGAAGTTTGGCTTTACAAAGGGTGAAGACCAAAGAGAGAATCAAAAGGAAGCAAAGTGGCGCAACTAAGGAACACGTACCTACTTCTACAATGGAACATGACAAAGTATCCAGTGAGAGAGCAGGAGAATACCAACACACTAGGGAAACCTCTGAGCCTCTTGAGTCCAGGACTGACATGAAGTCTGGGGATTTGGCGACTTCTCAGTGGACTCCAATAAATGTACCTGATATTTCAGGCTATGATATGGATTCATTTCACCATGAGGGGTCTTCCTCTACTAATCACATAATTCCACAAGATGGCATAAGTGAAACATTCCGTGACTTCACTGGGAGCCAGCAGCCGGATGGCGGTTTCTCTAAGCAGACTGTCCAGGTGGAGTCTGCCCTTTCCAGAAGAACATTACCATACACCAGCCAGCCAGAGGGATCTCAATTGACAGGGTCTGTAGTCGAAAGCGCTCTGCAACACACCTTTCCcaggaaaacaaggacatttgtttACTGTGTCAAAAATCCACTTCTGTCAGTGCAAGAAAAATATGTTACTCAGATGTTACCTGCATCACCTGGAACTGCTCCCAGAG GTGAAAATCAGAACATAAAACAAAGTGAAACCATACCAAATGAAGCGGAGTTTAATCATCTTAACAAAACTGCCTTGGATGGGAAAAAGCCGCTAGTTCAGCAGAAAAGTGCAACTGAAGAAAATATTGTTTCACAAGCACCGACCAAAGACCCTGATCTTGATATGTCACAGCTTTGCAGGGTATTTGCGCAAGATTTTAGCCAAGTAGTTGACTACAGTCAACCATGCAGCAAAAGAGCAGATGCTATTAAAAATGGCTTCTCTGCATCAGCTTGTCTCTTAGCAATGAGACTAAGGAACAGAAAACAGTTGAATAAACTAGAATGGGGCCAGAAACCTGAACATCTTAACTCTGGCATCAGTGATGAAATGCATATTTCTGGTTCTCAGTTTAGCAACTCTGCAAACACGTCTAGAATGAAGAGTACATTGTGTGATAGCGGCTTCCCCCCCTCCACCCTTTCTGATGTCACACAAACAGAATCATCCCATGTTCACCCTAGCTCTGAAAAAAGTTATGGAAATCAGTCATCTAGAGGGTTTGAAACGGGTAACAACTGGATTATCTCTTTGCCTCCAGAAGCAATAAAGAAAGCAAAAGCATCATTGGATGACTTAACTGAGGAAAATATGACTGATGTTGTTACTGCTGCCAGTGAAGTGaaagctgtgttgtcatgtgtgaCAGGAAGCCAACTGTCCACAGAAGTGAAGTTCATTAGTCCACTCAACATTGCCAAAAGGTCAAAGCAAACCAGCGTAAAATTGAATGGTCAAGTTCATGTTCAGACCCCTCGGAGCGTCAATGTTTCGGTTTCCTCACACCCTGGGTCTGGTTTCAAAATGGCCTCCAATaagaagatacattttttttcaGCAAATCTGGAGAAAGACAAGGATCTGTTTAAGGAGATTGAGGATGAAATACCTGCAGTCAATATTCCTGAGATAAGCCTTCCTGAGGAAGGTAACATGTCATGTGGATTGGAGCTTGTTGATGGATCTCATTTACCACCTCTACTCTATACACACCAGAGGTCTGTTGATAGCCAAGGTCCGTTGACAGCCTCACAGAGAGCTGATGTTTCAGAATTGTGCAGTCTCTTAGAAGCTGCAGACAGCCAATTTGAGTTCACACAGTTTAAACCAGCAAAGCTGAACTTCTATGTACCAGATGGTAGCCCCCCTCGTCAATCTGAGAAAGAATTGGGTCCCGACTTTCTCACTGGCATAGATTTCAATGACAGTTTCAACTCTGATGTTGAGAAGCAATCTGTGAAGATGGCCACCCCTGACAAAAATACAACTATTTCTCATTGCAAGGAAATTTGCCAAGTAACAAccaccaaaattaaatctagtgGGGCATCCAGCAATTCAACAGAGAAACCCAAAGAACATGTTATCCACAGAAGAGTACTTTACATTCCCAGTTATAGCTCTGAAAACATAGCTGAGGGTTCCTTTGGTTTGTTGACAAAAACCACAAACAAGAACCATCTACTCGATATGGATACGAACACCAGTGGAATGGAGTGTGAAAGCAAAGATCTCCCCAAGTTGGGTGTGGGTTTTAAAACTGCTGGCGGAAATGCTATGATAGTTTCAGAGAAGTGTCTGAGCAAAGCAAGGGCCTTGTTTGCAGATTTTGAGGAAAAAAACTGTGCACCCAAGTGTGCAGTAAAGAATCCGGAACAAGTTGAAACGTCACCTGTTCAATATAGAGGCGAAGTTGATACAAATGTTGATTCAAATGTGACACATTTTCATGGCCCTGAAAAGAAAGTAGATCTGAAGGAACCACGTGATGAATACATTGACAAGATTAAAGTGGACTTTACACATTCTCACAAACATGGGGATGGTGGATTCCAGACAGCCAGTGGTAAAGGAGTGACCATCTCGGCAAAGGCCCTTCAAAAAGCAAATGCAGTCTTCAAAGACTGTGACGCTATGGAAGGTGCAGGTTGTGCATCAGAAAAGCTGAGCAAAACAAGTGTTGTATCAGAGACTGGCAGTAATAATTTTGAGAGAAACAATTGTGGCTTCAGCACTGCTCGAGGGAAGAGAGTTGATGTTTCTGCAAAATCTCTACTGAAGGCAAGGACTCTCCTGAATGACTGTGATGAATTGGAAAATTCTAAGCCAGGGAAAATCCTCAGCTTGAATGCAAAGATACCAAGTCAGAATATTCCGCAGAAAAGTGACTGTGATTTTAAGAAACTCAGTAGTAAAGCAGCCTCCATATCAGCAAAGATCCCTTTTACAGCAGAAACTCCATTTGATGGTGGCACGTCACATGATGTTCTAGGGGCAAAGAGCAAAATGCTCGAACCAGAGAATTCTCAAACCCATGCCAAAGATCCTTTGAAAAATGGATGTGGGTTCAGTACTGCCAGTGGTAAAAGAGTGTCTGTGTCCGAAGGGGCACTGTTGAAAGCACAGGCTCTTTTGAGTGAATGTCATGTAGATGGAGAGGAACTTTCTAAACCAAAGAAAAAAATCACAGTAGATCTTCATACCATTCAGAATCCAACACAGAAGCACAGTGGATTTAAGACTGCAACTGTCTCAGAAGTTACCGTATCACCTAAGGTCCATAATCAAGCAAAGGCTGTTTTCAACAACTGCGATTCCAATATGGACAGCTTAATCAGTGCTGAAGCAAAGCAAGGGAATATAGACGTAAAGTCGGCGGATGGTCTGATGAACAATCCAGGGAAAAGCTATTGTGCCTTCATGACAGCTGGTGGAAAGAATGTGCATGTATCTGAAAAGGGTATTTTGAAGGCGAAGAGCATTCTGAATGAAAACCTTGATAACTGCACAGACTCAAATGCCATTGAGGAGGCTTGGTTTTCAGATGGTAGATTTTCGTTACTCACTGAAGATGGTACAGGTGTCAAAAAAGGAGCAGGGAACAAATCAAATTCTTCTGACCTCAACGGTGATGAAAAGAGCTGTGATTTCAGCACTGCCGGTGGCAGGACTGTGCATATGTCCGATGGAGCACTCCAGAAAGCAAAGTCTATTCTGAACGAATGTGATGTAATTGAAAATCCACAACCTGAGAATGGCCACAAAGTGCATCTGGAAAAGATTCCAACAAAGGAAACGCATGAAATCTCTCATGGTAGCACAGCCAGTGGGAAAGGGGTGTTTATTTCAGAGAAGGCACTTCAAGAAGCATGTGATGATACCCTTGCCAGTGATACTGACCCTCACAAAAGATCTGAAGCAAATAGGCCACTGAAGGTCCCTACTCCCCATATTAATGTTCAGCGTGTGCCGGTCAAAGCAGTCCGACTGGAGGACCGCGAAGTGATCCAGACCATTGTTGGAATGGCATGTCAGTCTTCATCTGTGGAATGTCAAGCGGAGTCTtccttgttacattttgaatcccTTGGATTCAGTGGCTGCTCTGTGACTCAGAGGAGGTACTTTGCCCAGGAGGCCATGGATTGTACCAAGGCTCTTTTAGAGGACGAAGACTTGACCGATCATTGTCCTGGAACACCAATCCAAGCTAACCCCATGTCCTGCAAGAGGGGTTTTGAGATGAGAAGTGGAATTGTGAAAAGGTCGGCAGAGGATTTAGGGATGACAG ACCAGCCTCCTCTGAAAAGAAGACTCTTGACCAAATTCGACAGAACTGTGGATTGTAGTAGACGGTCAGAACTCACTCCAGCTAAAAGCAGTTCAGATG GTATATTTAAAGACAGGAGAGTCTTCAAATATAATGTGGCTCTTCAACCTAATGTCACCAGGCCATATCG CGCTAACCAGAGATGTGTAGACACAAGGCTGAATAAGACCGAGCCACAGAAGACAACGTCAGATCCAACCGCCGAAGACCGTAAACCAGTTAGCTCCAAGACAGCTGTATTTGTCCCCCCATTCCGGAGGAATGTCAAGCTTGAGCCACAGAGGAGCAGTGGTCTTCAGGACAAGACTAGAGCACCTGGTGTGTTTGTTTCCCCGTTTCGAAAAGACAACCGCGTAACCAGGGAGGGTTCCTTTAAGCCTTCAGAAGATAATCATTCTCCCTTCATCTCTGAAATGCCTTCCAAGACCACATCTGTTCCACTTCCTGAGTACAACCCCATCACTGACACTGGTAGTGATAACGCAAAGGAGTCCATTAAGGAACAGGACCCACAAAATATTGACAAAACGGACCTAGGCGATGATGGTGGCCATTGCCTTCCTGTCACCCTAGGAGGAGAGGATGCCACTGCAGAGGAGTCTATTGCAG atgcAGAGTGCTTGCAGCTGGCCCGAGACATGCAGGACATGAGAATCAAGAAGAAGAAGCGGCAGACCATTAGACCTCTCCCTGGCAGCCTGTACCTGGCCAAGACATCTGGGGTGGCCAGGCTGACCCTCAGGGAGGCTGTTGGAGGTCGGCACccggtacaacacacacacaaacag CTGTATGGCTACGGAGTGCACCGGCATGTTTTGGATATCAGCAGTGAGAGTGCCGAGGCGTTCCGCTTTGTCTGCCGACACTTCTTCAGACGCGAGGCGTTTGTAGAGGGGTGCATTCAGCTGGCCGACGGGGGTTGGCTCATCCCTCGCAACGATGGAACCGCAGGGAAACATGAGTTCCACAG AGCGTTGTGTGACAGCCCTGGCGTGGACCCCAAGCTGATCAGTGAGGCCTGGGTGTTCAACAACTACCGCTGGGTGGTGTGGAAACAGGCCTGCATGGAGAGGGCATTCCCAGCAGTGATGGGCAGCCTCTGTCTCACACCAGAACAGGTGCTCCTACAACTGAAATACAG gtACGACTTGGAGGTGGACAACAGCAAGAGGTCCGCTCTAAGGAAGATCATGGAGAGAGACGACACGGCagtcaagaccatggtgctttGTGTATGTGGTGTTGTCACCAAAGGCCATAACTCAACAAG GCAGAGCTGGAGTGAGACCAAGACCAAAACACCACCCGGGAGCGCCGCAGGGTCTAAAGCGACGTCGTCCCCAGTAGGCTTGATCTGGCTGACGGATGGCTGGTACGCCATCAAGGCCCAGCTGGACGTCCCACTGACCGCCATGCTCCACCGGGGCCGCCTGGCGATTGGGGGGAAGGTGCTGGTCCACGGGGCCGAGCTGGTGGGATCTCAGGATGCCTGCTCCCCACTAGAGGCTCCCGACTCCCTCATGCTGAAG ATTGGGGCCAATGGCACCAGAGTGGCGCGTTGGTACACCAGGCTAGGGTTCTACAGCAACCCTAGTccgttcctcctccccctctcctccctctacagcAACGGAGGCCCCGTGGGCTGTGTGGACATTGTGGTGCTGAGGAGCTACCCTACCCAG tGGATGGAGAAGAAGTCGGACGGAGGGTTTGCGTTCCGCGCAGGCcgtgcagaggagagggaggcgcGGCGTCACGGAGACGCCAAACACAAAGCCATGGAGATCCTGTTCGCCAAGATCCAGGCCCAGTTTGAGAAGGAGGACG TTACAAAACCTTTTCcgcctactgaacatgacccaacAGTTTGCGGTAAACCCAGAGGCCGGAGACGGACCCTGCGTGGTCGTGACATTGAGACACTGCTGGACGGGGAGGAGCTGTACGACGCGGTGGAGAATGACCCAGTTTATCTGGAG GGCCGTCTGAGTGAGCAGCAACGGGAGGCGTTGAACAGCTATAGGCGTTGTGTCGGTGAGAGGAGGCAAGCGGCACTGCAGGAGCGGTTCCGCCAGGCTCTGGAAAGCACCCAGGAGGGCGAGGGCGGGAGCTGTCACAACCGAGACGTGACCCCCATCTGGAAGCTCAGCGTCGCTGACTCCAGGGCCAAGCCGGGCAGCAATG CAGTGTACCTGTTGAATATCTGGCGCCCCTCCATGGATCTGCAGTCCTTGCTGAAGGAGGGCTGTCGATACAAGGCCTACAAACTATCCACGTCGGAGGGCAAGAAACGAGCCGGTAACACCTCCATTCAGCTCACCGCCACCAAGAAAACCCAGTTCCAGAATTTACAG GCTTCTGCAGGGTGGTTGTCTGAGCGTTTCCAAGCCCGAGAGGCGGTTGGCTTTCGCGTTCTCCTGAACCGGGACTTAAAGCCGCTCTGTGGAGAGGTGGATCTGGTAGGCTACGTCATCTCCATCACAGACCGACAAG GTCACTCTCCAGTGGTGTATCTAGTGGATGGCTGGCTGGACTTTGTCAAGGTGCGCTGCTGCAGCAGTCTGGTCCAGCAGGGCTTGGAGGAGGTGGTCAAGCCTCTGGCTCTGGTGGCTCTCAGTAACCTTCAGCTCAGAgcccatccctcctcccccacccctATCCGCAGCGCCATCCCTGGCCTATACGCTGGAGAACTGGTCTCGTTTTCCACCAACCCCAAGGAGCCACATCTACAGGAGGCTGCCACTCAACTCAGAACCCTTGTCCAG GGCCAGGAACACTTCTTCAGGACTGCAGAGGAGAGGTTATCTAACTTAGTCCAGGGGTCTGCCCAGTGTCGTCTTCCGCTGCCATGGACTCCAGGCTGGAAAGCAGATGCCAAACCAGATGCCAGGACTACT ATGACACCCCAGCAGTCAGTTCGAAGCGTTGGCCCCTTCACCCCCCTGAACAGGGTCGTCCCCCCACCCGCCTGCTCCTCCGGGGGGGACAACAAAGACCCCAAGAGCCTGAAAAGAAAGAGGTGCCTGGAGTACCTATGTCgtgtcccctctccccctccactctGCCCCTTGGGCACCATGACCTTACCCTCGCCGTCCGTCAACAAGACCTTCAACACACCTCGCAGGACCGAGACCCACCGGATCCTAAAGACACCTCTGGCCCCCACTCCACAGCATGTCCACCTGCCCCAAGAGGATGAGTGGGTGGAGGATGAAGAGCTGGTCATGATTGACACTCAGGCCCTACACGATGGCATAGGGATAGACACGTGA